In Enterobacter cloacae, the following are encoded in one genomic region:
- a CDS encoding DeoR/GlpR family transcriptional regulator, giving the protein MKQTQRHDAIIELVKKQGYVSTEELVEQFAVSPQTIRRDLNDLADQNRILRHHGGAALPSSSVNTSWHDRKATQTAEKERIARKVASQIPNGATLFIDIGTTPEAVAHALLEHENLRVVTNNLNVANTLMQKDDFRIILAGGELRSRDGGIIGEATLDFISQFRLDFGILGISGIDSDGSLLEFDYHEVRTKRAIIENSRHVMLVVDHSKFGRNAMVNMGSISMVDAVYTDVMPPAGVMQVIKDNNLQLELC; this is encoded by the coding sequence ATGAAACAAACACAACGTCATGACGCCATTATCGAACTGGTAAAAAAGCAGGGATACGTCAGTACCGAAGAGCTGGTGGAACAGTTTGCCGTCAGCCCACAAACCATCCGTCGTGACCTGAACGACCTGGCCGATCAAAACCGTATTCTGCGCCACCACGGCGGCGCGGCGCTGCCGTCCAGCTCGGTTAACACCTCCTGGCATGACCGCAAAGCAACGCAAACGGCAGAGAAGGAGCGCATTGCCCGTAAAGTGGCAAGCCAGATCCCGAACGGTGCGACGCTGTTTATTGATATCGGCACCACGCCGGAAGCAGTCGCCCATGCGCTGCTGGAACACGAGAACCTGCGCGTGGTCACCAACAACCTGAACGTGGCGAATACCCTGATGCAGAAAGATGATTTCCGCATCATCCTCGCGGGCGGCGAATTGCGCAGCCGTGACGGCGGTATTATTGGTGAAGCGACGCTCGATTTTATCTCTCAGTTCCGCCTCGATTTCGGCATCCTGGGGATCAGCGGTATCGACAGCGACGGCTCGTTGCTGGAGTTTGATTATCACGAAGTGCGCACCAAGCGGGCCATTATTGAAAACTCACGTCATGTCATGCTGGTGGTGGATCACTCCAAGTTTGGTCGTAACGCGATGGTGAATATGGGCAGTATCAGTATGGTCGATGCGGTCTATACCGACGTGATGCCGCCAGCAGGTGTGATGCAGGTGATTAAGGATAATAATCTGCAGTTAGAGTTGTGTTGA
- the glpG gene encoding rhomboid protease GlpG, protein MLMITSFTNPRVAQAFVDYMATQGVILTIQQHTQTDVWLADESQAARVNAELARFLENPGDPRYLAASWQSGQTGSGLHYRRFPFLATIRERAGPFTLLLMAACIIVFIIMNVAGDQSVMIALAWPYDPSLEFDVWRYFTHALMHFSVMHILFNLLWWWYLGGAVEKRLGSGKLIVITIISALLSGYVQHKFSGPWFGGLSGVVYALMGYVWLRGERDPASGIYLQRGLITFALIWLIAGWFDLFGMSIANGAHVTGLAVGLAMAFADTLHARKRT, encoded by the coding sequence ATGTTGATGATCACCTCTTTTACCAACCCGCGCGTCGCCCAGGCGTTTGTCGATTATATGGCGACGCAGGGCGTCATCCTGACCATTCAACAACATACTCAGACCGACGTCTGGCTGGCGGACGAGAGTCAGGCCGCACGAGTGAATGCAGAGCTGGCGCGTTTCCTGGAGAACCCTGGCGATCCGCGCTATCTGGCGGCAAGCTGGCAGTCCGGCCAGACCGGCAGCGGGTTGCACTACCGTCGTTTTCCTTTCCTTGCCACCATTCGCGAGCGCGCAGGCCCGTTTACGCTGCTACTGATGGCCGCCTGCATTATCGTCTTCATTATTATGAATGTGGCGGGCGACCAGAGCGTGATGATCGCCCTGGCGTGGCCGTATGATCCCTCGCTGGAATTTGATGTCTGGCGCTATTTTACCCATGCGCTGATGCACTTCTCGGTGATGCATATTCTCTTCAACCTGCTGTGGTGGTGGTATCTCGGCGGTGCCGTGGAGAAACGTCTGGGCAGTGGCAAACTGATTGTTATTACAATTATCAGTGCCTTGTTAAGCGGCTATGTGCAGCACAAATTCAGCGGCCCGTGGTTTGGCGGTTTATCTGGTGTGGTATATGCCCTGATGGGCTACGTCTGGCTCAGAGGCGAGCGCGATCCTGCCAGCGGTATCTATTTGCAACGCGGGTTGATAACCTTTGCATTAATATGGTTAATTGCCGGATGGTTTGATTTGTTTGGCATGTCTATCGCCAACGGTGCGCACGTTACCGGGCTGGCCGTCGGGCTGGCGATGGCCTTTGCCGATACGCTTCATGCGCGAAAACGAACATAA
- the glpE gene encoding thiosulfate sulfurtransferase GlpE gives MDHFECINVEEAHQKMHQGTAVLVDIRDPQSFAMGHTPGAFHLTNDTLGAFMRDNDFDTPVMVMCYHGNSSKGAAQYLLQQGYDAVYSVDGGFDAWHRHFPAEVEHAFGG, from the coding sequence ATGGATCACTTTGAATGTATTAACGTAGAAGAAGCCCATCAGAAGATGCACCAGGGAACGGCGGTGCTGGTGGATATCCGTGATCCGCAGAGTTTTGCGATGGGCCACACGCCGGGCGCGTTCCACCTCACCAACGACACGCTGGGTGCGTTTATGCGTGATAACGACTTCGACACGCCGGTAATGGTGATGTGCTACCACGGCAACAGCAGTAAAGGGGCGGCGCAGTATCTGCTCCAGCAGGGCTACGACGCGGTGTACAGTGTCGATGGTGGTTTCGATGCCTGGCATCGTCATTTCCCGGCAGAAGTTGAGCACGCGTTTGGCGGCTAA
- a CDS encoding glycerol-3-phosphate dehydrogenase produces the protein METKDLIVIGGGINGAGIAVDAAGRGLSVLMLEANDLACATSSASSKLIHGGLRYLEHYEFRLVSEALAEREVLLKMAPHLAIPMRFRLPHRPHLRPAWMIRIGLFMYDHLGKRTSLPGSNGLRFGSESVLKPEIVRGFEYSDCWVDDARLVLANAQMVERKGGEVKTRTRATAARRENGLWIVEAEDVDTGEKFSWKARGLVNATGPWVKQFFDEGMHLPSPYGIRLIKGSHIVVPRVHTQKQAYILQNEDKRIVFVIPWMDEFSIIGTTDVEYKGDPKNVEIDESEVNYLLKVYNAHFKKQLARNDVVWTYSGVRPLCDDESDSPQAITRDYTLDIHDVDGQAPLLSVFGGKLTTYRKLAEHALEKLVPYYKGIGPAWTKGAVLPGGDIGGNRDDYAAKLRRRYPFITESMARHYARTYGSNTEWILGEAKEIADLGEHFGHELYEAELRYLVEHEWVRRLDDAIWRRTKEGMWLDAEQQSRVAQWLLQNAGKRELSLAS, from the coding sequence ATGGAAACCAAAGATCTGATTGTGATAGGCGGTGGCATCAACGGTGCCGGGATTGCGGTCGATGCCGCAGGACGCGGATTATCCGTACTGATGCTGGAAGCTAACGATCTCGCCTGTGCGACATCGTCCGCCAGCTCAAAACTGATCCATGGTGGCCTGCGCTACCTGGAACACTACGAATTCCGCCTGGTCAGTGAAGCACTGGCCGAACGTGAAGTGCTGCTGAAGATGGCTCCGCACCTGGCGATCCCAATGCGCTTCCGCCTGCCACACCGTCCACACCTGCGTCCGGCATGGATGATCCGAATTGGTCTGTTTATGTACGATCACCTGGGTAAACGTACCAGCCTGCCAGGTTCGAATGGTTTGCGTTTTGGCTCAGAATCGGTACTTAAGCCTGAAATCGTGCGCGGATTCGAATATTCCGACTGCTGGGTGGACGATGCGCGCCTGGTCCTGGCCAATGCGCAGATGGTAGAGAGGAAAGGTGGCGAAGTGAAAACCCGTACCCGCGCCACCGCTGCCCGTCGTGAAAACGGCTTGTGGATTGTCGAAGCGGAAGACGTGGACACTGGCGAGAAGTTCAGCTGGAAAGCGCGCGGCCTGGTGAACGCCACCGGTCCGTGGGTGAAACAGTTCTTTGACGAGGGAATGCACCTGCCTTCACCTTATGGTATCCGTCTGATCAAAGGCAGCCACATTGTTGTGCCTCGCGTGCATACCCAGAAACAGGCCTACATTCTGCAGAACGAAGATAAGCGCATTGTGTTTGTGATCCCGTGGATGGACGAGTTTTCCATCATCGGCACCACCGACGTGGAGTACAAAGGCGACCCGAAAAACGTCGAGATTGACGAGAGCGAAGTGAACTACCTGCTGAAAGTGTATAACGCGCACTTTAAGAAACAGCTGGCACGTAATGACGTGGTCTGGACTTATTCCGGTGTGCGTCCGCTGTGTGATGACGAATCTGACTCACCGCAGGCTATCACCCGCGACTATACGCTCGATATTCATGACGTAGACGGTCAGGCACCACTGCTGTCGGTGTTTGGTGGCAAACTCACCACTTACCGTAAACTGGCCGAACACGCGCTGGAAAAACTGGTGCCGTACTACAAAGGTATTGGCCCGGCATGGACGAAAGGCGCGGTACTGCCTGGTGGTGATATCGGTGGCAACCGCGATGATTATGCCGCGAAACTGCGTCGTCGCTACCCCTTCATTACTGAATCAATGGCGCGCCATTACGCCCGCACCTACGGCAGCAATACCGAATGGATCCTCGGGGAAGCGAAAGAGATTGCCGACCTGGGCGAACATTTTGGCCACGAGCTGTATGAAGCCGAGCTGCGTTATCTGGTCGAACATGAATGGGTTCGCCGCCTGGATGATGCCATCTGGCGTCGTACCAAAGAAGGGATGTGGCTGGATGCCGAACAACAGTCTCGCGTTGCACAGTGGCTGCTGCAAAACGCGGGGAAGCGTGAGTTGTCGTTGGCGTCGTGA
- a CDS encoding alpha-1,4 glucan phosphorylase has translation MNAPFSYSSPTLSVEALKHSIAYKLMFTIGKDPVIANKHEWLNATLFAVRDRLVERWLRSNRAQLSQETRQVYYLSMEFLIGRTLSNALLSLGIYDDVKNALEEMGLDLEELIDEENDPGLGNGGLGRLAACFLDSLATLALPGRGYGIRYDYGMFKQNIVDGRQKESPDYWLEYGNPWEFKRHNTRYKVRFGGRIQQEGKKSRWVETEEILAVAYDQIIPGYDTDATNTLRLWSAQASSEINLGKFNQGDYFAAVEDKNHSENVSRVLYPDDSTYSGRELRLRQEYFLVSSTVQDILNRHYQLHKTYKNLAEKTAIHLNDTHPVLSIPELMRLLIDEHKFSWDDAFDVTCQVFSYTNHTLMSEALETWPVDMLGKILPRHLQIIFEINDYFLKTVQEQYPNDTGLLSRTSIIDESNGRRVRMAWLAVVISHKVNGVSELHSNLMVQSLFADFAKIFPTRFCNVTNGVTPRRWLALANQPLSEVLDANIGRTWRTDLGQLGELEQHIDFPTVNKAVREAKLLNKKRLSVWLALHLNVVANPKALFDVQIKRIHEYKRQLMNVLHVITHYNRIKADPTLDWVPRVKIFAGKAASAYYMAKHIIHLINDVAKVVNNDPEIGDKLKVVFIPNYSVSLAQLIIPAADLSEQISTAGTEASGTSNMKFALNGALTIGTLDGANVEMLEHVGADNIFIFGNTTEEVEELRKQGYKPRECYEQDDELRQVLTQIATGLFNPEEPGRYRDLVDSLINFGDHYQVLADYRSYVDCQDKVDELYRHQEKWTSAAMHNIANMGYFSSDRTIKEYAETIWHIDPVRL, from the coding sequence ATGAATGCACCTTTTAGCTACTCTTCACCAACACTCAGCGTTGAGGCGTTAAAGCACTCCATCGCCTACAAGCTGATGTTCACCATCGGGAAAGATCCGGTCATTGCTAACAAACATGAGTGGCTGAACGCCACTCTGTTTGCGGTGCGTGACCGTTTAGTCGAACGCTGGTTGCGCTCAAACCGCGCCCAGCTCTCACAAGAAACGCGTCAGGTTTATTACCTGTCGATGGAGTTTTTGATTGGCCGCACCCTTTCCAACGCGCTGTTGTCGCTCGGTATTTATGACGACGTGAAAAACGCGCTGGAAGAGATGGGGCTGGATTTAGAAGAACTGATTGACGAAGAAAACGACCCGGGCCTCGGTAACGGTGGTCTGGGGCGTCTTGCGGCCTGTTTCCTGGACTCGCTGGCGACGCTGGCGCTGCCGGGGCGTGGCTACGGTATTCGCTATGACTACGGGATGTTCAAACAGAACATCGTTGACGGACGTCAGAAAGAGTCTCCGGACTACTGGCTGGAGTACGGCAACCCGTGGGAGTTCAAACGCCACAACACGCGCTACAAAGTACGCTTTGGTGGGCGTATTCAACAGGAAGGGAAAAAGTCCCGCTGGGTTGAAACCGAAGAGATCCTGGCGGTGGCTTATGACCAGATCATTCCAGGCTACGACACCGATGCCACCAACACGTTGCGCCTGTGGAGCGCACAGGCCAGTAGCGAGATCAACCTCGGTAAGTTTAACCAGGGCGACTATTTCGCGGCGGTGGAAGATAAAAACCACTCCGAGAACGTTTCCCGTGTGCTTTACCCGGACGACTCGACCTACTCCGGGCGTGAGCTGCGTCTGCGTCAGGAGTATTTCCTTGTCTCCTCGACGGTACAGGACATCCTTAACCGTCACTACCAGTTGCACAAAACCTACAAAAATCTGGCGGAGAAAACCGCTATTCACCTTAACGACACCCATCCGGTGTTGTCGATCCCTGAGTTGATGCGTCTGTTGATTGATGAGCATAAGTTCAGCTGGGATGACGCGTTTGACGTGACCTGTCAGGTTTTCTCGTACACCAACCACACGCTGATGAGCGAAGCGCTGGAAACCTGGCCGGTGGATATGCTCGGTAAAATTCTGCCGCGCCATCTGCAGATTATCTTTGAGATCAACGACTACTTCCTCAAGACGGTGCAGGAGCAGTATCCGAACGATACCGGCCTGCTGAGCCGTACCTCGATCATTGATGAGTCGAACGGCCGTCGTGTGCGTATGGCCTGGCTGGCGGTGGTGATCAGCCACAAGGTGAACGGGGTGTCTGAGCTGCACTCGAACCTGATGGTGCAGTCGCTGTTTGCCGATTTCGCGAAAATCTTCCCGACGCGTTTTTGCAACGTGACCAACGGCGTTACGCCGCGCCGCTGGCTGGCGCTGGCAAACCAGCCGTTGTCTGAGGTGCTGGATGCCAACATTGGTCGTACCTGGCGGACGGATTTAGGTCAACTGGGCGAGCTTGAACAGCACATTGATTTCCCGACGGTGAACAAAGCCGTGCGTGAAGCCAAGCTGTTAAACAAAAAGCGGCTGTCGGTCTGGCTTGCGCTGCACCTGAATGTGGTGGCTAACCCAAAAGCGCTGTTCGATGTGCAGATCAAGCGTATCCACGAGTACAAACGCCAGTTGATGAACGTGCTGCATGTGATCACTCACTACAACCGTATCAAGGCCGATCCGACGCTGGACTGGGTACCACGCGTGAAAATCTTTGCCGGTAAGGCGGCTTCTGCCTATTACATGGCGAAACACATAATTCACCTCATCAACGATGTCGCGAAGGTGGTGAACAACGATCCTGAGATTGGCGATAAGCTGAAAGTGGTGTTTATCCCGAACTACAGCGTGAGCCTGGCGCAGCTGATCATTCCGGCGGCGGATCTCTCTGAGCAGATCTCAACGGCCGGTACGGAAGCGTCCGGAACCAGTAACATGAAGTTTGCCCTCAACGGCGCGCTGACCATCGGCACGCTGGACGGTGCTAACGTCGAGATGCTGGAGCATGTGGGAGCGGATAACATCTTTATCTTCGGTAATACAACGGAAGAGGTGGAGGAACTGCGCAAGCAGGGCTACAAGCCGCGTGAGTGTTACGAGCAGGACGATGAGTTGCGCCAGGTGCTGACGCAGATCGCCACCGGATTGTTCAACCCAGAAGAGCCAGGCCGCTACCGTGACCTGGTGGATTCGCTGATTAACTTTGGCGATCACTATCAGGTGCTGGCGGATTATCGCAGTTATGTGGATTGCCAGGACAAGGTGGACGAACTGTACCGTCACCAGGAGAAGTGGACCAGTGCCGCGATGCACAACATCGCCAATATGGGGTACTTCTCGTCGGACAGAACCATCAAGGAGTATGCCGAGACTATCTGGCATATTGATCCGGTACGGTTGTAA